In Agarivorans gilvus, one genomic interval encodes:
- the flgJ gene encoding flagellar assembly peptidoglycan hydrolase FlgJ, with amino-acid sequence MAMDAVKQSANYHDLASLDELRSAAQKDPNKALKQVASQFESLFMQMLMKQMRKSNALFESDSPLNNRHTQTYRDMHDNQMALELSSSGALGLADLIVAQLNPAAANVTPASVLRGGQNIDLQKRSSQAESENGKNIALSTRVTADESKTLAKKPKLSASPELEANSATEKRQSFASPAAFIETILPVAKKWAAEKGIEPLAIVAQAALESGWGKKVIANRDGSSSYNLFGIKADSRWQGDKAVVSTLEYRDGQARREQAAFRSYSSFEESVKDYLSFVEGPRYQQALAQGHDAKQYAKELQAAGYATDPQYANKIGQILDSQHFSEFRDELVEGE; translated from the coding sequence ATGGCGATGGATGCAGTCAAACAATCAGCAAATTATCACGATTTAGCCAGTCTGGATGAGTTGCGAAGTGCTGCGCAAAAGGATCCCAACAAAGCTTTAAAGCAGGTTGCTAGCCAATTTGAGTCTTTGTTTATGCAAATGCTAATGAAGCAGATGCGTAAAAGTAATGCCTTATTTGAGAGTGATTCACCTTTAAATAACCGCCATACCCAAACTTATCGTGACATGCATGACAATCAAATGGCCTTAGAGTTGTCATCGTCGGGGGCTTTAGGTCTAGCCGACCTGATTGTGGCTCAGTTAAATCCTGCTGCTGCGAACGTTACACCGGCTTCGGTGCTTCGTGGTGGGCAAAACATTGATTTGCAAAAACGTTCTTCTCAGGCAGAAAGTGAAAATGGCAAGAATATTGCTCTATCGACTAGGGTAACGGCTGATGAAAGTAAAACTTTAGCGAAAAAGCCCAAATTATCAGCTAGCCCTGAATTAGAGGCAAATAGTGCCACAGAAAAACGGCAAAGTTTTGCCTCTCCTGCTGCCTTTATTGAGACGATTTTACCGGTAGCTAAGAAATGGGCCGCAGAAAAAGGCATCGAACCCTTAGCGATTGTCGCTCAGGCAGCACTAGAGTCGGGCTGGGGTAAAAAGGTCATCGCCAATCGAGATGGTTCTAGCAGTTACAATTTATTTGGCATTAAAGCAGATAGTCGCTGGCAAGGAGATAAAGCTGTGGTAAGCACTTTAGAGTATCGAGATGGACAAGCCCGTCGAGAGCAGGCCGCTTTTCGTTCTTACTCTTCATTTGAAGAAAGTGTTAAAGACTACCTATCGTTTGTTGAGGGGCCTCGTTATCAACAAGCCCTCGCACAAGGCCATGATGCCAAGCAATACGCCAAAGAATTGCAAGCGGCGGGTTATGCAACCGATCCGCAGTATGCCAATAAAATTGGTCAAATTTTGGATAGCCAGCATTTTTCAGAATTTCGTGACGAACTGGTGGAAGGGGAGTAA
- a CDS encoding CheR family methyltransferase: MRTITDDVYKQFCGFLEKQCGIVLGDNKQYLVKSRLSPLMSQYSIASLTELVQKAMSLRERELRAAVVDAMTTNETLWFRDTYPFQLLADKLLPEYSKLTRPVKIWSAASSSGQEPYSIMMTALEYQAKRPGTLPMGVQVVGTDISPSMLEHCKRAEYDALALARGLSPERKRQFFEPTSDGRFKVNDKVRKNVSFRPLNLLDSYALMGKFDIIFCRNVLIYFNAEVKSKILNQFAQALNPNGYLMLGASESITGLTDRFNMLRCHPGIVYQLK; encoded by the coding sequence GTGAGAACCATAACCGACGATGTATACAAACAGTTTTGTGGCTTTTTAGAGAAGCAATGTGGAATTGTTTTAGGTGATAACAAGCAGTATTTGGTTAAGAGTCGCCTGTCACCGTTAATGTCACAATATTCTATAGCCAGTCTGACTGAATTGGTTCAAAAAGCCATGAGTTTGCGCGAGAGGGAATTGCGTGCGGCGGTGGTTGATGCCATGACCACCAATGAAACTTTGTGGTTTAGGGATACTTATCCTTTTCAATTGTTGGCCGATAAGCTATTGCCCGAATACAGTAAGCTTACTCGCCCAGTAAAAATATGGTCTGCGGCGAGCTCATCGGGGCAAGAGCCGTATTCTATTATGATGACCGCACTAGAGTATCAAGCAAAACGTCCTGGTACTTTGCCAATGGGCGTTCAAGTTGTTGGCACCGATATTTCGCCGTCGATGTTAGAGCACTGCAAACGCGCTGAATATGATGCCTTAGCCTTGGCTAGGGGCTTATCGCCGGAACGTAAGAGACAGTTTTTTGAACCAACCAGCGATGGCCGTTTTAAGGTTAATGATAAGGTGCGTAAAAACGTGAGCTTTCGTCCGCTAAATTTGCTTGATAGTTATGCATTAATGGGTAAGTTTGACATCATCTTTTGTCGTAACGTGCTTATTTACTTTAATGCTGAGGTGAAATCGAAAATTTTGAATCAGTTCGCTCAGGCGCTCAATCCTAATGGTTATTTAATGTTGGGGGCTTCTGAGTCGATTACCGGTTTGACCGACCGGTTTAATATGTTGCGCTGTCATCCTGGCATCGTGTATCAACTTAAATAA
- a CDS encoding flagellar basal body P-ring protein FlgI, producing the protein MLKRSIFVLIFGLSVLANTASAARVKDVANVAGVRSNQLTGYGLVVGLPGTGEKNSDFAKQSFATMLRNFGITVPPGTNLKIKNVAPVAVHAELPAFVKPGQTIDITVSAIGEAKSLRGGSLIQTFLKGADGEVYALAQGSLVVGGFGAEGADGSKVISNTPTVGRIPNGAIVERAVPSPFMSGDTITFNLKRSDFTTAKRLADTINNLVGPNTATPMDAASVQVFAPRDPGQRVAYLSTLENLSFEPASESAKIIVNSRTGTIVIGKDVRLLPAAITHGGLTVKISETPVISQPNPFSDGETVQTTVSTIEATQEDSRMFNFDPGASLDDLVRAVNRVGVAPGDLVSILEALKQAGAIQGELLVI; encoded by the coding sequence ATGTTGAAGCGTAGCATTTTTGTATTGATTTTCGGTTTGTCTGTGTTGGCGAATACTGCTAGTGCCGCACGAGTAAAAGATGTGGCTAATGTGGCTGGCGTGCGCTCTAACCAATTAACGGGCTACGGTTTAGTGGTGGGTTTACCCGGCACTGGTGAAAAGAACAGTGATTTTGCTAAGCAGTCTTTCGCCACCATGTTACGTAACTTCGGCATTACTGTGCCTCCGGGTACTAACCTAAAAATTAAAAACGTGGCGCCAGTGGCGGTACACGCTGAGCTTCCGGCCTTTGTTAAGCCGGGTCAAACTATTGACATCACGGTATCGGCCATTGGTGAAGCCAAAAGCTTGCGCGGCGGCAGCTTAATTCAAACCTTTTTAAAAGGTGCTGATGGTGAAGTTTATGCGCTAGCACAGGGCAGTTTAGTGGTGGGCGGTTTTGGCGCTGAAGGGGCCGATGGCTCTAAAGTTATTTCTAATACCCCTACAGTGGGGCGCATTCCCAATGGTGCCATTGTTGAACGCGCGGTGCCTTCGCCCTTTATGAGCGGTGATACCATTACCTTCAATTTGAAACGTTCTGATTTTACCACCGCTAAACGTTTAGCCGATACTATCAACAATCTGGTTGGCCCTAATACAGCAACGCCAATGGATGCCGCTTCGGTACAAGTATTTGCTCCTCGAGATCCCGGTCAGCGAGTGGCTTATTTATCGACTTTGGAAAACTTGAGTTTTGAGCCTGCTTCAGAATCGGCCAAGATTATTGTTAACTCACGAACCGGTACCATTGTGATTGGCAAAGATGTTCGCTTGTTGCCTGCCGCCATTACCCACGGTGGTTTAACCGTGAAAATTTCAGAAACCCCGGTGATTTCTCAGCCTAATCCATTCTCAGATGGAGAGACGGTACAAACCACTGTAAGCACCATTGAAGCGACTCAAGAAGACTCCCGTATGTTTAATTTTGACCCCGGTGCGTCTTTGGATGACCTTGTGCGTGCGGTAAACCGAGTAGGGGTGGCTCCGGGCGACTTGGTCTCTATTTTGGAGGCGCTGAAACAAGCTGGCGCCATCCAAGGCGAGTTATTGGTGATTTAA
- the flgH gene encoding flagellar basal body L-ring protein FlgH produces the protein MNKLLVIASCLAIAGCASMNTAVVPDDPEFAPVYPEEVPVEAKITGSLFAQDQANNLYSDKKAHRVGDIIVVNLAERTQASKSASNDLAKDKNFNLDQITVPGGVATIGGNPIELGLGQSSAFAGAADAAQSNSLNGNISVNVIRVLANGNLIISGEKWLMLNNGNEYIRLTGIIRPEDVSPDNTITSLRIANARIQYGGTGDFANTTEQGWLSKFFNGPVWPF, from the coding sequence ATGAATAAACTATTAGTAATCGCAAGCTGTTTGGCAATCGCCGGATGCGCCAGTATGAATACCGCAGTGGTGCCAGATGACCCTGAGTTTGCCCCAGTTTATCCAGAAGAAGTGCCCGTTGAAGCGAAAATAACCGGTTCGTTATTTGCCCAAGATCAGGCAAACAACTTGTATTCTGACAAAAAGGCCCACCGAGTGGGTGACATTATTGTAGTGAACTTGGCTGAGCGAACCCAAGCCAGTAAGTCAGCCAGTAATGATTTAGCTAAAGACAAGAATTTCAATCTCGATCAAATCACCGTTCCAGGCGGAGTGGCTACCATTGGTGGTAACCCCATAGAATTAGGTCTTGGCCAAAGTAGTGCCTTTGCTGGTGCAGCCGATGCTGCTCAAAGTAACAGCTTGAACGGCAATATTTCGGTAAATGTAATTCGCGTATTGGCTAACGGCAATCTAATCATCAGTGGCGAGAAATGGTTAATGTTGAATAACGGCAACGAGTACATTCGGCTTACCGGTATTATTCGCCCAGAAGACGTGTCACCTGATAACACCATTACCTCGTTGCGTATTGCCAATGCTCGTATTCAGTACGGTGGCACCGGGGACTTTGCTAATACCACCGAGCAGGGGTGGTTGTCTAAATTCTTTAATGGCCCAGTTTGGCCTTTTTGA
- the flgM gene encoding flagellar biosynthesis anti-sigma factor FlgM — protein sequence MALNINNLGGNRPSQLDANRVSDKGTKTSAEQGSNATSAVAQDSVMLTNEAQQLSRIQQNLLSDSDSRSSKLESIKQAVADGSYQIDANRVAQKMGDFESEFNKALG from the coding sequence ATGGCTTTAAACATTAACAACTTAGGTGGAAACCGTCCTAGTCAACTAGATGCCAATAGAGTATCTGACAAAGGTACGAAAACTAGCGCTGAACAAGGTTCAAACGCTACTTCTGCTGTAGCCCAGGATTCAGTTATGCTTACTAACGAAGCACAACAACTCAGCCGTATTCAGCAGAATTTGCTCAGTGACTCTGACAGCAGAAGTTCAAAACTAGAGTCAATCAAGCAAGCTGTGGCCGATGGAAGCTATCAAATAGATGCTAACCGAGTTGCCCAAAAAATGGGTGACTTTGAAAGCGAGTTTAATAAAGCGCTAGGATAG
- the flgE gene encoding flagellar hook protein FlgE yields MSFNIALSGINASQKDLDVTANNIANVNTIGFKESRAEFADVYATSIFSNARTAVGNGVKTVDVAQQFHQGSLNFTQNALDMAISGEGFFVTASDLTTQTREFTRAGAFKLNADNFIVNSQGQYLQGYTVNNSGTPSAVSMAATNAIQISAEVGNPTMTGKVDMSFNLPSSGSTHDIGDFDPTDSNTYTSATSVTVYDSQGGSHVAETFFIKDDTNANTWHKLIYIDGKPVDVAGGTAHTPNAGNANPSIPRSATLTFDNSGALASTTPLIIETVALGTAPPNGPGGVWDPVTGSVDPTQTITFNLNGPTQYNSAFEVSSLSQDGSTVGKLTGIDIGPDGLVVASYSNGQTDNIAKVAIAKFANNQGLSQIGDTSWQQTQLSGEAIAGEANSGTFGKINSASLEQANVNLTEQLVNLISAQRNFQANSRALEVNSTLQQTIIQIR; encoded by the coding sequence ATGTCATTTAATATCGCGCTAAGCGGCATCAATGCCTCGCAAAAGGATCTTGACGTTACAGCGAACAACATTGCTAACGTCAATACCATTGGTTTTAAAGAGTCGCGAGCAGAGTTTGCCGATGTCTATGCCACATCGATTTTCTCTAATGCTCGTACCGCAGTGGGTAACGGGGTGAAAACCGTGGATGTTGCCCAACAATTTCACCAAGGAAGCTTGAACTTTACTCAGAATGCCTTAGATATGGCCATTAGTGGAGAAGGTTTCTTTGTTACTGCATCGGATTTAACCACCCAAACTCGAGAGTTTACTCGTGCTGGGGCGTTTAAATTAAATGCTGATAACTTCATTGTTAACTCTCAGGGCCAATACTTACAAGGTTACACCGTGAATAATAGTGGCACCCCATCAGCTGTGAGTATGGCGGCCACTAACGCCATTCAAATTAGCGCTGAAGTGGGTAATCCGACGATGACGGGTAAGGTAGATATGAGCTTTAATTTGCCTTCTAGCGGCAGTACTCATGACATCGGAGATTTTGACCCAACAGATAGTAATACTTATACCTCAGCGACGTCGGTGACAGTATACGATTCGCAAGGTGGTTCGCATGTTGCTGAAACTTTCTTTATTAAAGATGATACGAACGCCAATACTTGGCATAAGTTAATTTACATCGACGGCAAACCGGTAGATGTGGCTGGCGGTACGGCACATACCCCTAATGCTGGTAATGCCAACCCAAGTATCCCCAGATCGGCGACCTTAACCTTTGACAACTCTGGTGCTTTGGCCTCAACGACGCCGTTGATTATTGAAACCGTCGCTTTGGGTACTGCGCCACCAAACGGCCCCGGTGGTGTTTGGGATCCAGTAACGGGCTCAGTTGACCCAACTCAAACCATTACTTTTAACTTAAATGGCCCAACCCAATATAACTCGGCCTTTGAAGTATCTAGCTTGTCGCAAGATGGTTCTACTGTAGGTAAATTGACCGGTATTGATATTGGTCCCGATGGTTTAGTGGTGGCGTCATACAGTAATGGCCAAACCGACAATATTGCGAAGGTGGCGATTGCCAAATTTGCCAACAACCAAGGTCTGTCGCAAATTGGCGATACTTCGTGGCAACAAACTCAATTGAGTGGTGAAGCGATTGCCGGGGAAGCTAACTCAGGCACCTTTGGTAAGATTAACTCTGCCTCGTTAGAGCAGGCCAACGTTAACTTGACCGAACAGCTAGTTAACTTGATTAGTGCTCAGCGTAACTTCCAAGCTAACTCCCGTGCTTTAGAAGTTAACTCAACGCTACAGCAAACCATTATTCAGATCCGTTAA
- the flgC gene encoding flagellar basal body rod protein FlgC has translation MSFFNVFDITASAMKAQSVRLNTTASNLANADSISSSVDQTYRARKPVFAAELTKASQGQLESAQVKVAGIVESDAPLRKEYYPEHPLANEEGYIFKPNVNVIEEMADMMSASRSYQANVQVTEAAKQMLNSTLNLGKS, from the coding sequence ATGAGCTTTTTTAATGTTTTTGATATTACGGCCTCGGCCATGAAAGCACAGTCGGTTCGTTTGAATACCACGGCCAGTAACCTTGCTAATGCCGATAGTATTAGTTCGAGTGTTGATCAAACTTATCGAGCCAGAAAACCGGTATTTGCCGCCGAATTAACTAAAGCTAGCCAGGGGCAGCTAGAGTCTGCACAAGTTAAAGTGGCTGGAATTGTGGAGTCTGATGCTCCTTTACGTAAAGAATATTACCCAGAACACCCGCTGGCGAATGAAGAAGGCTATATCTTCAAACCTAATGTGAATGTGATTGAAGAAATGGCAGACATGATGAGTGCTTCACGTTCTTATCAAGCCAATGTGCAAGTCACCGAAGCCGCCAAGCAAATGCTAAATAGCACGCTCAACTTGGGTAAAAGTTAA
- the flgF gene encoding flagellar basal-body rod protein FlgF, with protein sequence MDQLLYISMTGAKQNMNSLAVRGNNLANANTTGFKADIENARAMQAFGPGMPSRVFAMTERPTQNFGDGLLKTTGRDLDVAIKGEGWISVQDKDGQEALTRNGNFTVSAAGVLQTMQGQAVLGDQGGPIVIPLPLEKLEINEDGTIEIRPEGAPADALEEIGRIKLSKPFAGDLTKGNDGLFRSTSGQAYQADATVELVKGALESSNVNPVQEMTHMISMQRQFEMQIKMMKAAEDNDKATNNLLRLS encoded by the coding sequence ATGGACCAACTACTTTATATATCGATGACCGGCGCCAAGCAGAATATGAATTCTCTTGCGGTTCGCGGTAATAACTTAGCAAACGCTAATACTACTGGCTTTAAGGCCGACATCGAGAACGCGCGTGCAATGCAGGCATTTGGCCCTGGCATGCCGTCTCGAGTATTTGCGATGACTGAACGCCCAACTCAGAATTTTGGCGATGGCCTACTTAAAACTACCGGCCGAGATTTAGATGTTGCGATCAAAGGTGAGGGTTGGATTTCTGTTCAGGATAAAGACGGCCAAGAAGCCTTAACCCGCAATGGTAATTTTACCGTGTCTGCTGCAGGGGTACTACAAACCATGCAAGGGCAGGCGGTGCTGGGTGACCAAGGTGGGCCGATCGTTATTCCTCTTCCTCTCGAAAAGCTAGAAATAAATGAAGATGGCACTATTGAAATTCGTCCCGAAGGGGCACCTGCGGACGCCTTAGAAGAAATCGGTCGAATTAAATTGAGTAAGCCTTTTGCTGGTGATTTAACCAAAGGTAACGATGGTCTGTTTCGCTCAACCTCCGGCCAAGCTTATCAAGCTGATGCCACTGTTGAGTTGGTAAAGGGCGCGCTGGAAAGCAGTAACGTTAATCCAGTGCAAGAGATGACACATATGATCAGCATGCAGCGTCAATTTGAAATGCAAATCAAAATGATGAAAGCGGCTGAAGACAACGATAAAGCTACCAACAATCTGTTGCGATTAAGTTAG
- the flgA gene encoding flagellar basal body P-ring formation chaperone FlgA yields MLIKIASSLLIFCFSLTAHTSELHQQLEKSAEEFVRSQISSDASQKIELTANQLDDRVAIPQCPSNYSYSLANDEVRRNTIVLVTCAEHINWRLYIPVRKQVLLAAVVAAAPLQEGARLNDQQLETSFIPQNRLRGSYFTELPPLLGAKLTRAIRKGQIITGRDICIICKGDVVTISANMGGLKVTTRGTALSSGSIGDTIKVRNSQSQRLVTGRVKALGLVEVKL; encoded by the coding sequence ATGTTGATAAAAATTGCTTCATCGCTGCTAATATTTTGTTTTAGCCTTACAGCTCACACTAGCGAACTCCATCAACAGCTTGAAAAATCAGCCGAGGAATTTGTTCGCTCGCAAATCAGTAGCGACGCCAGTCAAAAAATTGAACTTACCGCTAACCAACTCGATGACCGGGTCGCCATTCCCCAATGCCCCAGTAATTATAGTTATAGCCTAGCTAACGATGAAGTAAGAAGAAACACCATCGTATTAGTTACCTGCGCCGAGCACATTAACTGGCGGCTGTATATTCCAGTACGCAAACAAGTGTTACTCGCGGCGGTGGTAGCCGCAGCCCCGCTGCAAGAAGGAGCTAGGCTAAACGACCAACAGTTAGAAACCAGCTTTATTCCACAGAATAGATTGCGCGGGAGTTATTTCACCGAGCTCCCTCCTCTATTAGGAGCCAAACTGACTAGAGCGATAAGGAAAGGCCAAATTATAACTGGGCGCGATATTTGCATTATTTGTAAAGGTGACGTTGTAACCATATCCGCTAATATGGGCGGTTTAAAAGTAACCACTCGAGGAACGGCTTTATCAAGTGGTAGCATCGGTGATACCATTAAAGTTAGAAATAGTCAGTCACAACGTTTGGTCACCGGCCGAGTCAAAGCCTTAGGCTTAGTTGAAGTAAAACTTTAA
- a CDS encoding flagellar hook assembly protein FlgD codes for MSTINPLQNNYWQPESVVPESNNNQSLGQEDFFALLTTQLQYQDPSKPVDNAEMIAQMASFQTSEGIAELGTKFDTMNSIMNSSAALQASTLVGQKVLVPLDYGYNSGQGFDGVAVTNAAATNVKVTVENAAGETVKVIELGEGSGNMPFSWDGTDSNGEPLPEGTYNIKVNGVQGGKEISLPTATYANVGSVSLAGGTSGVVVNLEGLGGIAMSDVLEVSKA; via the coding sequence GTGTCTACGATTAATCCACTACAAAATAATTACTGGCAGCCTGAGTCGGTTGTTCCTGAAAGCAACAACAATCAGTCCTTAGGACAAGAAGACTTTTTCGCCTTGTTAACCACGCAGTTGCAGTACCAAGACCCAAGTAAGCCGGTTGATAATGCAGAAATGATTGCGCAGATGGCATCATTTCAAACCTCTGAAGGTATTGCTGAACTAGGCACTAAATTTGACACCATGAATTCCATTATGAATTCATCGGCAGCCCTGCAAGCGTCGACCTTAGTGGGGCAAAAAGTCTTGGTTCCTCTAGATTACGGATATAACTCAGGCCAGGGTTTTGATGGTGTAGCGGTGACTAATGCTGCTGCCACTAATGTCAAAGTGACTGTTGAGAATGCCGCAGGAGAAACGGTGAAAGTCATCGAACTAGGGGAAGGGAGCGGCAATATGCCTTTCTCATGGGATGGTACTGATTCTAATGGGGAGCCTCTGCCAGAAGGCACCTACAACATTAAAGTAAATGGGGTTCAAGGGGGCAAAGAAATTAGCCTACCAACCGCCACTTATGCCAACGTTGGGAGTGTCAGTCTTGCTGGTGGAACATCTGGTGTAGTGGTTAATTTAGAAGGTTTGGGCGGCATTGCTATGAGCGATGTCTTAGAAGTATCCAAAGCCTAA
- a CDS encoding FlgO family outer membrane protein: protein MKGMTLVALATSLLVGCSNTPSMQKVMVYDGSAHNVAHAHNAHYLEGVVDESGQLFLSSSPRRTLNTSSVDLSDKAVEHSLTDYVNAMSQRLVSSSHYVNADTPIGVASFVPLDDFKSTDVFGMQLAESFVYEMQQNGFSVIDYKTTGFIRVTPEGDFVYSRNVNELSKRLPIEYLLVGTFSKSTNGVLVNVRIVGAQSKVVVASAQELIPNEVYQSKVPEPVKRDGVMIIEARKQANSRMSAGERG, encoded by the coding sequence ATGAAAGGTATGACTCTAGTGGCTCTGGCCACTTCATTATTGGTGGGCTGCTCTAATACACCATCAATGCAAAAAGTAATGGTGTATGATGGCTCGGCGCACAATGTTGCCCATGCTCATAACGCACATTACCTTGAAGGCGTCGTTGATGAGAGTGGCCAGTTATTTCTAAGCAGCTCTCCGCGCCGAACTCTTAATACTTCCAGCGTAGATCTCTCTGATAAGGCTGTAGAACATTCTCTCACCGATTATGTGAATGCCATGTCGCAGCGACTGGTTTCTAGTTCTCACTATGTTAATGCTGACACTCCGATAGGGGTGGCGTCCTTTGTTCCTTTGGATGATTTTAAAAGCACTGACGTGTTTGGTATGCAGTTGGCAGAAAGTTTTGTCTATGAAATGCAGCAAAATGGTTTTTCAGTCATAGATTATAAAACGACGGGCTTTATACGGGTGACTCCGGAAGGGGATTTTGTTTATAGCCGTAATGTTAACGAATTATCCAAGCGTTTACCGATCGAATATTTACTGGTAGGGACCTTTAGTAAATCCACTAACGGCGTTTTAGTGAATGTACGAATTGTTGGTGCACAATCGAAGGTGGTGGTGGCTTCCGCTCAGGAGCTCATTCCTAACGAGGTATATCAAAGTAAGGTTCCCGAGCCGGTTAAGCGAGATGGCGTGATGATTATTGAGGCGCGTAAACAAGCCAATAGTCGTATGTCTGCAGGAGAGCGAGGCTAG
- the flgB gene encoding flagellar basal body rod protein FlgB, with protein sequence MAITFDKALGVHQHTVGVRARRSEVIASNIANADTPNYKARDIDFNKAFAAAKSKQSGAMQVTNQRHIQAGRNQFSELGFRVPDQADTGDGNTVDVQKEKTAFMQNGLEYQAGINFLSSKFSGLRKAIKGQ encoded by the coding sequence ATGGCAATTACTTTCGATAAAGCTTTAGGCGTTCATCAACATACCGTTGGCGTTAGAGCTCGTCGCTCTGAAGTCATAGCAAGTAATATCGCCAATGCGGACACACCCAACTATAAAGCACGAGATATTGATTTTAATAAGGCTTTTGCTGCTGCTAAAAGCAAACAGAGTGGCGCTATGCAAGTGACTAATCAACGTCACATTCAAGCTGGGCGCAATCAGTTTTCGGAGTTGGGCTTTAGAGTGCCAGACCAGGCCGATACTGGCGACGGAAATACCGTTGACGTGCAAAAAGAGAAAACAGCTTTCATGCAGAATGGCCTTGAGTACCAAGCGGGAATTAACTTTTTGTCGAGCAAATTTAGTGGATTGCGCAAGGCAATTAAGGGGCAATAA
- the flgN gene encoding flagellar export chaperone FlgN has protein sequence MIATLLNTQEQQLQLLLSLLQQEKRALEQDDSTGLLAIAQQKEQILSAIIELDKQIENSADKHQLSSDAKLAKQVAHTQQLLEQCQTLNAVNGEIIKTSQEKVRQLSAVIDQLQNQNASTYDKLGKKHSSQRMGKGFKA, from the coding sequence ATGATCGCCACCCTACTGAATACCCAAGAGCAGCAATTACAATTGCTGCTTTCTCTTTTGCAACAAGAAAAACGGGCGCTTGAGCAAGACGACAGCACCGGGCTACTGGCTATTGCGCAGCAAAAAGAGCAAATACTGTCGGCGATTATCGAGCTAGATAAGCAAATAGAAAACTCGGCCGATAAACACCAGCTCAGCAGTGATGCCAAACTAGCCAAACAAGTGGCCCATACGCAGCAGTTGCTAGAGCAGTGCCAAACACTGAATGCCGTTAATGGTGAAATCATTAAAACTAGCCAAGAAAAAGTGCGTCAGCTAAGCGCAGTTATCGATCAACTACAAAACCAAAATGCCTCTACCTACGATAAGCTAGGTAAAAAACACAGTTCGCAACGCATGGGCAAAGGCTTTAAAGCTTAA
- the flgG gene encoding flagellar basal-body rod protein FlgG: protein MHPALWISKTGLDAQQTNVSVISNNLANASTVGYKKSRAVFEDLLYQTINQPGGRSSQNTRMPSGLMIGAGAKVIATQKNHEQGNVQTTDNAFDLMIDGRGFFEVLMPDGTTAYTRNGQFGLNDEGTIVTPGAGYPLQPEIQVPEDAQSFTVGEDGEVSVRLPGQTDSQVIGQITITDFVNPSGLEPRGQNLYLETGASGAPQNGIAAENGLGAIRQGSLETSNVNVTEELVNLIEAQRVYEMNSKVISTVDQMLNFATQQL, encoded by the coding sequence ATGCATCCCGCGTTATGGATCAGTAAAACCGGCCTAGATGCCCAACAAACCAACGTATCGGTTATTTCTAACAACTTAGCCAATGCCAGTACGGTGGGGTATAAGAAAAGTCGAGCGGTGTTTGAAGATTTGCTTTACCAAACTATCAATCAACCTGGCGGACGTTCTTCTCAGAATACTCGCATGCCCTCGGGTTTGATGATTGGTGCCGGTGCCAAGGTGATCGCCACTCAAAAAAACCATGAGCAAGGCAATGTGCAAACCACTGACAATGCCTTTGATTTGATGATTGATGGGCGCGGTTTTTTTGAAGTACTGATGCCTGATGGCACCACCGCTTATACCCGCAATGGCCAATTTGGTCTAAATGATGAAGGCACCATTGTTACCCCTGGTGCGGGTTACCCTTTGCAACCTGAAATTCAAGTGCCAGAAGATGCGCAAAGCTTTACTGTGGGTGAAGATGGTGAAGTGAGTGTCCGCTTACCGGGACAAACCGATAGCCAAGTCATTGGTCAAATCACTATTACCGATTTCGTTAATCCATCGGGTTTAGAGCCTCGCGGTCAAAACCTCTATTTGGAAACGGGAGCCAGTGGCGCCCCACAAAATGGTATTGCTGCTGAAAATGGTTTGGGCGCGATTCGTCAAGGCTCGCTGGAAACCTCCAACGTTAACGTAACCGAAGAGTTGGTTAACTTGATTGAAGCACAGCGTGTTTACGAAATGAACTCTAAAGTGATTTCTACAGTAGACCAAATGTTGAACTTCGCAACGCAGCAACTGTAG